The following are from one region of the Cetobacterium somerae genome:
- a CDS encoding DUF554 domain-containing protein — protein sequence MLGVIVNTLAVIIGSFIGLIFKSKISEKFTNSIMIGIGLCTLSIGISGTLKGENPLVLIGSIILGVIIGEGTDLNKKIQNVGEYFERKVKKDENSKVSVTQGFVTGSLLFCIGAMTIVGSLNAGLTGDNQMLYTKSFLDLISSTMLAATLGIGVLFSSIFVFIFQGLLVGLAQYLEPILTQNTISEITSVGSLLIIALGLNIIGITKIKVANYLPAILIVPILTFFIKVIGL from the coding sequence ATGCTAGGAGTAATAGTTAATACCTTAGCTGTAATTATTGGTAGTTTTATAGGTTTAATTTTTAAAAGTAAAATTTCAGAAAAATTTACTAACTCTATTATGATAGGAATTGGGTTATGTACTCTATCAATAGGAATTTCTGGAACTTTAAAAGGTGAAAATCCATTGGTTTTAATAGGATCAATTATACTAGGGGTGATTATAGGAGAGGGAACTGATTTAAATAAAAAAATTCAAAATGTAGGAGAATATTTTGAAAGAAAAGTAAAAAAAGATGAAAATTCTAAAGTTTCAGTAACTCAGGGATTTGTTACTGGAAGTCTTTTGTTTTGTATAGGAGCTATGACTATTGTTGGTTCGTTGAATGCAGGATTAACTGGAGATAATCAAATGTTATATACAAAATCATTTTTAGATTTAATATCATCGACAATGTTAGCAGCAACACTTGGAATAGGAGTATTATTCTCTTCGATATTTGTTTTTATTTTTCAAGGATTATTGGTAGGTTTAGCACAATACTTAGAACCAATTCTGACACAAAATACAATATCAGAAATAACAAGTGTAGGATCACTATTAATAATAGCGTTAGGATTAAATATAATTGGAATAACAAAAATAAAAGTTGCAAATTATCTTCCTGCAATATTAATTGTTCCGATACTAACATTTTTTATAAAAGTTATAGGATTATAA
- a CDS encoding PTS transporter subunit IIC codes for MKIREFLKRKDVELSGRKYFVDALGAMALGMFSTLITGSILNMLGQQLNIKFLTEIIWPIARDITGAGIGVAIAYSLKAPPLVLFSSTFTGMIGYSLGGPVGAYIASLIGAEFGKIISKETKLDIVLTPAVTILIGGLVGTSVGPILGKLMTGIGFLVMESTELHPFFMGILISVFMGMALTLPISSAAIAMMLKLEGLAAGAATLGCCTQMVGFAVTSFKENGWGGLVAQGFGTSMLQFSNIVKNWRIWIPQILASIILSPLVTIVFKMENSFAGAGMGTSGLVGVLESYITMNKIGRGGVETIILIITLYILLPGVVTYLISIFLRKRELIKDGDMKIEN; via the coding sequence ATGAAGATACGTGAATTTTTAAAAAGAAAAGATGTAGAATTATCAGGGAGAAAATATTTTGTAGATGCACTGGGGGCCATGGCTCTAGGGATGTTTTCAACTTTAATAACAGGATCAATTTTAAATATGCTAGGGCAACAATTAAACATAAAATTTTTAACAGAAATTATATGGCCTATTGCGAGAGATATTACTGGAGCTGGAATAGGAGTAGCTATAGCATATAGTTTAAAAGCACCTCCTTTAGTTTTGTTTTCATCGACTTTTACAGGCATGATTGGATACTCTTTAGGAGGACCTGTTGGAGCATATATAGCATCACTTATTGGAGCAGAATTTGGAAAAATTATTTCAAAAGAAACAAAGTTAGATATAGTTTTGACACCAGCAGTAACAATTTTAATAGGAGGATTAGTAGGAACAAGTGTTGGACCAATTTTAGGAAAATTAATGACTGGAATAGGATTTTTAGTTATGGAATCAACAGAGTTACACCCATTTTTTATGGGAATATTGATATCTGTATTTATGGGAATGGCTTTAACTTTACCAATTAGTAGCGCTGCTATAGCAATGATGTTGAAGCTAGAAGGACTCGCAGCTGGAGCGGCAACACTGGGGTGTTGTACTCAAATGGTTGGCTTTGCAGTGACAAGTTTTAAAGAGAATGGTTGGGGAGGATTAGTAGCTCAAGGATTTGGAACATCGATGCTTCAATTTTCAAATATAGTTAAAAACTGGAGAATTTGGATACCACAAATATTAGCGTCAATTATTTTAAGTCCACTTGTAACAATAGTTTTTAAAATGGAAAATAGTTTTGCAGGAGCAGGAATGGGAACTAGTGGATTAGTAGGAGTACTCGAAAGTTATATAACTATGAATAAAATTGGAAGAGGAGGAGTGGAAACTATTATTTTGATAATCACTCTTTATATTTTACTTCCAGGTGTGGTAACATACTTGATATCAATTTTTCTTAGAAAAAGAGAGCTTATAAAAGATGGGGATATGAAAATAGAAAATTAG
- the yjeM gene encoding glutamate/gamma-aminobutyrate family transporter YjeM gives MSNHTKTDQNKMGMTALALMIFTSVYGFANIALSFFNMGYSAIPYFLLSAVLYFIPFSLIIAEMAQAFKDDHGGIYTWMEKSVGIKWAFTGIFMWWISYVVWMVGKATNMWIPLSFGIFGKNIFTDANVMAWTGLKSSQFFGIIGIIFMIYTTYVAIKGIKGISKVASIGGIAVIALNILLFIGGILVLLTKGLTFGETSFNLFTSPNPNFATPVASLGFLVYSIFAFGGMEASGGLVDNVKDKKSYIGGLTFAGAIISIGYAIGVFLVGTFTNWADIMGATDVNGEAIVNYATVTYVIVGQLGLTIGKIFNMSNPEILKVLFARFAGFGMFFAYVGAFFTLVYAPLKQMIDGTPEELWPYGIGSDDPVTRTPKKALTMQAVFVVVMIALVAFGGSGASKFFATLQGMTNIAMTLPYIFISYAYIRFLNNDSIEKPFQVLSKNKSFGIFAGWVVTLVVTFANIFSVMDLNGSDVGIFGINIPGVYDEFIIGPVIFSIISYLIVHHYEKKRKK, from the coding sequence ATGAGTAATCATACAAAAACAGATCAGAACAAAATGGGAATGACAGCTCTTGCATTGATGATTTTCACATCGGTTTATGGATTCGCTAATATCGCCCTATCCTTTTTCAATATGGGATACTCTGCGATACCTTATTTCCTCTTATCAGCAGTTTTATACTTTATTCCATTCTCTCTAATTATTGCAGAGATGGCACAAGCTTTTAAAGATGACCATGGTGGAATATACACTTGGATGGAAAAATCTGTGGGTATTAAATGGGCATTCACTGGAATTTTCATGTGGTGGATATCTTATGTTGTATGGATGGTTGGAAAAGCAACTAATATGTGGATTCCTCTATCATTTGGTATCTTTGGTAAAAATATTTTTACAGATGCTAACGTTATGGCATGGACAGGATTAAAATCATCTCAGTTTTTCGGAATTATTGGAATTATATTCATGATTTACACTACTTATGTGGCTATAAAGGGTATTAAAGGAATTTCAAAGGTTGCATCAATCGGTGGAATTGCTGTTATAGCTTTAAATATTCTTCTATTTATTGGAGGAATTTTAGTTCTTTTAACTAAAGGATTGACTTTTGGAGAAACTAGCTTTAATCTATTTACTTCACCTAATCCTAACTTTGCAACTCCTGTTGCTTCATTAGGATTTCTAGTTTATTCAATCTTTGCTTTTGGTGGAATGGAAGCATCTGGTGGATTAGTTGATAATGTAAAAGATAAAAAATCATATATTGGTGGATTAACTTTTGCTGGAGCAATTATCTCTATTGGATATGCTATTGGAGTATTTTTAGTTGGAACATTTACAAACTGGGCTGATATTATGGGAGCTACTGATGTAAATGGTGAAGCAATTGTTAATTATGCAACTGTTACTTATGTTATTGTTGGACAACTTGGACTTACTATTGGAAAAATATTTAATATGAGTAACCCTGAAATCTTAAAAGTTTTATTCGCTAGATTTGCTGGATTTGGAATGTTCTTTGCATATGTTGGTGCCTTCTTTACACTAGTTTATGCGCCATTAAAACAGATGATTGATGGAACACCTGAAGAGTTATGGCCATATGGAATTGGATCTGATGACCCTGTTACTAGAACGCCTAAAAAAGCTTTAACTATGCAAGCTGTTTTCGTTGTTGTTATGATTGCACTTGTAGCTTTCGGTGGATCTGGAGCATCTAAATTCTTTGCAACTTTACAAGGAATGACTAACATTGCTATGACATTACCATATATTTTTATCTCATACGCTTATATTAGATTCTTAAATAATGATAGTATTGAAAAACCTTTCCAAGTTTTATCAAAAAATAAAAGTTTTGGTATTTTTGCTGGATGGGTAGTAACTTTAGTTGTTACTTTTGCAAATATATTCTCAGTTATGGATTTAAATGGCTCAGATGTTGGAATTTTTGGAATAAATATTCCTGGTGTATATGATGAGTTTATTATTGGACCAGTTATTTTCTCAATAATTTCATACTTAATCGTTCATCACTATGAGAAAAAAAGAAAAAAATAA
- a CDS encoding DUF1847 domain-containing protein, with protein sequence MSICAKCMTRGCLSKDQEKMPKVFCPSRNEEMQNRAKDLHVGDDLTIAVQSALVEAEGNTNWTRVQETIAFAKKCGYERIGLAFCTGLHEEAKTFVKILEHHGLKVVSVICKNGAILKGFLGIPQEEKETYVKNDIMCNPIGQALHLNEEQTDLNILFGLCVGHDTLFIKHSEAPVTVFAVKDRVLCHNPVAAIYQADAYYKKKLF encoded by the coding sequence ATGAGTATTTGTGCAAAATGTATGACAAGAGGTTGTTTATCAAAAGATCAAGAGAAAATGCCAAAGGTATTTTGCCCTAGTAGAAATGAAGAGATGCAAAATAGAGCAAAAGATCTACATGTAGGAGATGATTTAACAATTGCAGTTCAGTCAGCACTTGTTGAAGCAGAAGGAAATACAAACTGGACTCGTGTACAAGAAACTATAGCTTTTGCAAAAAAATGTGGATATGAGCGTATAGGATTAGCTTTCTGCACAGGTCTTCACGAAGAAGCTAAAACTTTCGTAAAGATATTAGAGCATCACGGATTAAAAGTAGTTTCTGTAATTTGTAAAAATGGAGCTATCTTAAAAGGATTTTTAGGAATACCTCAAGAGGAAAAAGAAACTTACGTAAAAAATGATATTATGTGTAATCCTATTGGACAAGCTTTACATTTAAATGAAGAGCAAACAGATTTAAATATTTTATTTGGTCTTTGTGTAGGACACGACACATTATTTATAAAACATTCAGAAGCACCAGTGACTGTATTTGCAGTAAAAGATAGAGTGTTATGTCATAATCCAGTGGCAGCGATATATCAAGCAGATGCATACTATAAGAAAAAACTATTTTAA
- a CDS encoding sulfite exporter TauE/SafE family protein, with protein MEILYFVVCLGASILGAISGIGGGVIIKPILDALGTMQVSTISFLSGCTVLGMTTMTLYRNSKAGVRPEKKRGTPLAIGAAIGGLLGKQLFDWVRVVSGDPNMAGAVQSFVLAAVTVGVLIFTIQKSKITPFNIENTTVSLGIGFLLGALSAFLGIGGGPINLMILYLCFGLNSKEAAINSIYIILFSQGVSVAQTIFKGIPEFVWLAFVMMVAGGVIGGTVGPIISKKLSLKGVDKIYLCMVVGIILISIYNGMSYLGVL; from the coding sequence ATGGAAATATTATATTTTGTAGTTTGTCTTGGGGCATCAATTTTAGGAGCTATAAGTGGAATTGGAGGAGGAGTTATTATTAAACCAATTCTTGATGCTTTGGGAACAATGCAGGTATCGACAATTAGCTTTTTATCAGGATGTACTGTACTTGGAATGACAACAATGACATTATATCGTAATAGTAAAGCTGGGGTAAGGCCTGAGAAAAAAAGAGGAACACCTTTAGCTATTGGGGCAGCTATTGGAGGTCTTTTAGGAAAGCAGTTGTTTGATTGGGTGAGAGTTGTAAGTGGAGATCCAAATATGGCTGGAGCGGTTCAATCTTTTGTTTTAGCAGCAGTTACAGTTGGTGTATTAATATTCACTATTCAAAAATCTAAAATTACACCTTTTAATATAGAAAATACAACAGTATCTCTAGGAATTGGATTTCTTTTAGGAGCATTATCTGCATTTTTAGGTATTGGAGGAGGACCAATTAACTTAATGATTTTATATCTATGTTTTGGTTTAAACTCAAAAGAGGCAGCAATAAACTCTATCTACATAATATTGTTTTCACAGGGAGTAAGTGTAGCTCAAACAATTTTTAAAGGGATACCTGAATTTGTTTGGCTAGCATTTGTAATGATGGTTGCAGGAGGAGTAATAGGAGGTACAGTTGGTCCTATAATTTCAAAAAAACTTTCATTAAAAGGTGTGGACAAAATATATTTATGTATGGTTGTAGGAATAATTTTGATTAGTATTTATAACGGAATGAGTTATCTAGGAGTTTTATAA
- a CDS encoding flavocytochrome c, with the protein MKKRLLLLSLMVVMGNLSMGENFKEGTYLGSANGYKGEIKVEVKLSKDKIEDVKVISNTDTPIISEAPANIIPKKVLQTQGLGVDAVAGATGTSRGIIAAINNAIKSSGYKKDLRRVKEVKEKFTDKVIEHKEDVVVIGAGGAGLIAAIEAKLNGANVTVIEKMAFPGGNTLISGAEYAAPENWVQKKEGLKDSKDQFFNDTMKGGDNESNPNLVRVLADNALNGAVWLKDYVNVVFEDRQMFFGGHSIKRSLVPNGASGVEVIGKLMTKAKELGIPVYLEMNAVELITEGNRVVGVKALTPTETHNFMGKNGVIIASGGFGSNIEMRKKHDPRMDEKILSTNTTGITGDGIVMGEKVGAATTDMEFIQTYPVCDPENGALLYTGDVRLAGSAILVNKEGKRFVEELDRRDVISFAITKQTGGVGYLFWDQAQLDKTEVAIHHKGEYEALLRRGILVKADTIDEAAKHFGINAKELKTTVEKYNEYAKNGKDLEFNKRGGLVAFTEGPYYILKNTPAIHHTMGGLVIDSKGRVLDKNGNPIEGLFAAGEVTGDIHGKNRLGSNAITDITVFGKISGESAAKNLQKVN; encoded by the coding sequence ATGAAAAAAAGATTATTATTACTATCATTGATGGTAGTTATGGGGAATCTAAGTATGGGAGAAAATTTTAAAGAAGGGACATACTTAGGAAGTGCAAATGGATATAAAGGTGAGATAAAAGTAGAGGTAAAGCTCTCTAAAGATAAAATAGAGGATGTAAAAGTAATTTCAAATACAGATACACCAATAATATCAGAGGCACCTGCAAATATTATTCCTAAAAAAGTTTTGCAGACACAAGGACTTGGAGTAGATGCAGTTGCTGGTGCAACAGGTACAAGTAGAGGGATTATTGCAGCTATAAATAATGCAATAAAATCATCGGGGTATAAAAAAGACTTAAGAAGAGTGAAAGAGGTAAAAGAAAAATTTACTGATAAAGTGATAGAACATAAAGAGGATGTTGTTGTTATTGGAGCTGGTGGAGCTGGTTTAATTGCAGCGATAGAAGCAAAACTAAATGGAGCTAATGTTACTGTTATAGAGAAAATGGCTTTTCCTGGAGGAAATACACTTATTTCAGGAGCGGAGTATGCAGCACCAGAGAACTGGGTACAAAAGAAAGAGGGATTAAAGGATAGTAAAGATCAATTTTTTAATGACACAATGAAGGGTGGGGATAACGAAAGTAATCCTAATCTTGTAAGAGTTTTAGCTGATAATGCATTAAATGGAGCTGTGTGGTTAAAAGATTATGTAAATGTTGTATTTGAAGATAGACAGATGTTTTTTGGTGGACATTCAATTAAAAGAAGTTTAGTTCCAAATGGAGCAAGTGGAGTAGAGGTTATTGGAAAATTAATGACAAAAGCAAAAGAGTTAGGAATTCCAGTTTATTTAGAGATGAATGCAGTGGAATTAATAACAGAAGGAAATAGAGTTGTTGGAGTAAAAGCTTTAACACCAACAGAGACACATAACTTTATGGGAAAAAATGGAGTAATTATAGCAAGTGGTGGATTTGGTTCAAATATAGAGATGAGAAAAAAACATGATCCAAGAATGGATGAAAAAATTCTTTCTACTAATACGACTGGAATAACTGGTGATGGAATTGTAATGGGAGAAAAAGTTGGAGCAGCGACAACGGACATGGAGTTTATTCAAACTTATCCTGTTTGTGATCCAGAAAATGGGGCGCTTCTTTATACAGGAGATGTAAGATTAGCCGGAAGTGCAATTTTAGTTAATAAAGAGGGAAAACGTTTTGTTGAGGAGTTAGATAGAAGAGATGTGATATCTTTTGCTATAACAAAACAAACTGGTGGAGTAGGATATCTGTTCTGGGATCAAGCTCAACTGGATAAAACAGAAGTAGCGATTCATCATAAAGGAGAATATGAAGCACTACTAAGAAGGGGAATCCTAGTAAAGGCAGATACTATTGATGAAGCAGCTAAACATTTTGGAATAAATGCAAAAGAACTGAAAACTACTGTTGAAAAATATAATGAATATGCTAAAAATGGAAAGGATTTAGAGTTTAATAAAAGAGGGGGACTTGTAGCTTTTACAGAGGGTCCATATTATATTCTAAAAAATACTCCAGCAATTCATCATACAATGGGAGGATTAGTAATTGACTCAAAAGGTAGAGTTTTAGATAAAAATGGAAATCCAATAGAGGGGTTATTTGCAGCTGGAGAGGTTACAGGAGATATCCATGGAAAAAATCGTTTAGGAAGTAATGCTATTACAGATATTACAGTATTTGGAAAAATCTCAGGAGAAAGTGCAGCTAAAAATTTACAAAAAGTGAATTAA
- the xylB gene encoding xylulokinase: MYIGIDLGTSSVKLLLLDDKGKIKKEVSKEYPLYYPQENWSEQNPEEWYDKTFEGLKELVMGYENEVKAISFSGQMHGLVLLDKEDKIIRPAILWCDQRTSLECNEINSYFNKDILKLTGNVALTGFTAPKILWVKKNEPENFKKIKKILLPKDYLAFKLSGIYSTDMSDASGMLLLDVKNRRWSEKVLDFLEIKESQLPKLFESYEVVGTLKEDLKNRLSLKNDIKIVAGGGDQAVGAIGVGAVKEGVLSVALGTSGVVFASSSKCVVDKEGRLHSFCHGNGEYHQMGVMLSAAASLKWWVEDIENTKDYNKLLLEAEEANFDKNLHFLPYLMGERTPHNNPFARGSLTGLNIQHKRGDITRAILEGITFGLKDTLEIIKDMNIDIRSVRVSGGGAKSEFWQQIIANIFEVDVDVVNSTEGPAYGAGILAMVGDGIYKDVNTACSSLVKVMSSKTPNKIVESKYREKYELFKKLYPILNNN; this comes from the coding sequence GTGTATATAGGAATAGATTTGGGAACATCATCAGTAAAGCTTCTTTTACTTGATGATAAAGGAAAAATAAAAAAAGAAGTTAGCAAAGAATACCCATTATACTATCCTCAAGAGAATTGGAGTGAGCAAAATCCAGAGGAGTGGTATGATAAAACTTTTGAAGGACTAAAAGAATTAGTGATGGGGTATGAGAACGAGGTAAAAGCAATTAGTTTTAGTGGGCAGATGCATGGACTTGTTTTATTAGATAAGGAAGATAAGATTATACGTCCAGCAATATTATGGTGCGACCAAAGAACGTCTTTAGAGTGTAATGAAATAAATAGTTATTTTAATAAGGACATTTTAAAGTTAACAGGAAATGTTGCTTTAACAGGATTTACGGCTCCAAAAATTCTTTGGGTAAAAAAAAATGAGCCAGAAAATTTTAAAAAAATAAAGAAAATTCTCTTACCAAAAGATTATTTAGCATTTAAATTAAGTGGAATATATAGTACGGATATGTCTGATGCATCAGGGATGTTACTACTAGATGTAAAAAATAGAAGATGGTCTGAAAAGGTATTAGATTTTTTAGAGATAAAAGAATCTCAGTTACCTAAATTGTTTGAATCTTATGAAGTTGTAGGAACTTTAAAAGAGGATTTGAAAAATAGGTTAAGTTTAAAAAATGATATTAAAATAGTCGCAGGAGGTGGAGATCAAGCTGTCGGAGCAATAGGAGTAGGAGCAGTTAAAGAAGGAGTTTTATCTGTTGCCTTAGGAACTTCAGGCGTAGTTTTTGCAAGTAGCTCCAAGTGTGTTGTAGATAAAGAGGGAAGATTGCACTCATTTTGTCATGGGAATGGTGAATACCATCAAATGGGAGTGATGTTATCAGCAGCAGCATCTTTAAAGTGGTGGGTTGAAGATATTGAAAATACCAAAGATTACAATAAACTTTTATTAGAAGCAGAAGAAGCAAACTTTGATAAAAATTTACATTTTCTTCCATATTTAATGGGAGAAAGAACTCCTCACAATAATCCTTTTGCAAGAGGATCATTAACAGGATTAAATATTCAACATAAAAGAGGAGATATAACTAGAGCGATATTAGAAGGAATAACTTTTGGTTTGAAAGATACCTTGGAAATAATTAAAGATATGAATATTGATATAAGAAGTGTTAGAGTAAGTGGCGGTGGAGCTAAAAGTGAATTTTGGCAACAGATAATTGCGAACATTTTTGAAGTGGATGTAGATGTAGTGAACTCAACTGAAGGGCCAGCTTATGGTGCAGGGATACTTGCTATGGTAGGAGATGGAATATATAAAGATGTGAATACGGCATGTTCTAGTTTAGTAAAGGTTATGAGCTCAAAAACTCCAAATAAAATAGTAGAAAGTAAATATAGAGAAAAATATGAATTATTTAAAAAGTTATATCCAATACTAAATAATAATTAA
- a CDS encoding sugar ABC transporter permease yields MNDTMQVEGKILKNKKSFLKNILSQNIFMIILSIVFIWIVFSFFTDGKFLTARNISNLFRQMSITGMISIGMIFVIISNEIDLSAGSAMALLGGIAAILNVKLGLGVVPVVIITLLLGMLIGIWNGFWVSLKIPSFIVTLAGMLAFRGILVGITGGRTIAPVSSSFKLIGQSYIPNFVSYIIILILISFMIFSSILDRKNKIENELEVESETNMYIRILWKSLLMLTGVFLLNQYYGVPTPVMILIIFIAIFSFIAKKTVFGRLMYAVGGNKEAVRLSGINVDRVKISIYVVHGILVAIAGLILTSRLAAASVSAGTNAELDAIAACYIGGASTSGGVGTVLGAILGALVMASLDNGMSMMNVEPSWQYVVKGLILLLAVLFDILSKRKKG; encoded by the coding sequence ATGAATGACACAATGCAAGTAGAAGGGAAAATTTTAAAGAATAAAAAAAGTTTTTTAAAAAATATATTGAGTCAAAATATATTCATGATTATATTATCAATTGTTTTCATATGGATTGTTTTTTCTTTTTTTACTGATGGAAAATTTTTAACAGCTAGAAATATTTCAAACTTATTTAGGCAAATGTCTATAACTGGGATGATATCAATAGGTATGATTTTTGTTATTATTTCAAATGAAATAGATCTATCCGCTGGATCTGCAATGGCTTTATTAGGTGGGATTGCAGCAATATTGAATGTAAAATTAGGTCTTGGAGTAGTTCCTGTTGTTATTATAACTTTATTGTTGGGAATGTTAATTGGTATTTGGAATGGATTTTGGGTATCTTTAAAAATTCCATCTTTTATAGTAACTTTGGCTGGAATGTTAGCTTTTAGAGGAATTCTAGTTGGTATAACAGGAGGAAGAACAATTGCACCTGTAAGTTCCTCTTTTAAATTAATTGGACAAAGCTATATACCTAATTTTGTAAGTTATATTATAATACTTATCTTGATCAGTTTCATGATATTCTCTAGTATATTAGATAGAAAAAATAAAATAGAAAATGAACTTGAAGTAGAATCTGAAACAAATATGTATATAAGAATACTTTGGAAATCACTGTTGATGTTAACAGGAGTATTTCTTTTAAATCAATATTATGGAGTCCCAACTCCCGTAATGATTTTGATAATATTTATAGCAATTTTCTCATTTATAGCTAAAAAAACAGTTTTCGGAAGATTGATGTATGCAGTAGGTGGAAATAAAGAAGCTGTAAGGCTTTCAGGTATAAATGTTGATAGAGTAAAAATTTCTATATATGTTGTTCATGGTATATTAGTAGCAATAGCTGGGTTAATATTAACTTCTAGACTTGCTGCAGCATCAGTTTCAGCAGGAACAAATGCAGAATTAGATGCAATAGCTGCATGTTATATAGGAGGAGCAAGTACTTCAGGAGGAGTAGGAACAGTTTTAGGTGCAATTTTAGGTGCTTTAGTTATGGCAAGTTTAGATAATGGAATGAGCATGATGAATGTAGAGCCTTCATGGCAATATGTTGTAAAAGGATTAATTTTACTTTTGGCAGTTTTATTTGACATTTTAAGTAAAAGAAAAAAGGGATAG
- a CDS encoding xylose ABC transporter ATP-binding protein: MKKNILEMKNITKEFSGVKALDNLSLAVREGEILSLCGENGAGKSTLMKVLSGIYPYGTFTGEILFNGNKIKNNSIRDSENLGIAIIHQELNLIQELSIVENMFLGNFKSKYGLMSFNEMCKEAKKVLEKLNLYKDPNTKIKDLGIGEQQLVEIGKALLKNVKLLILDEPTAPLTDKEVTILFEILKDLRKNGVTCIYISHKLNEVMELSNQVAVIRDGKMIGTKDKDDLTKENIIKMMVGRELGSLFPYESHEIGEPILEVKNFNVYENFSSNKFRVKNANFDLRKGEILGIAGLIGAGRTELVSSIYGAYKGKYCGEIKYFGKNIEIKSTNEAVKLGIAMVPENRKKDGIVGLLSVRENMSLSNIRNYSLYNFFIKENKELSDIVKMTKNMKVKTPSLDIAISSLSGGNQQKVVIGKNLLIEPKVLILDEPTRGIDVGARYEIYKYIFQLVKSGISIIVISSELPEVLGLSDRVLVMHEGEIKGILDNQDLTQEKIMEIAIGRS; this comes from the coding sequence TTGAAAAAAAATATATTAGAAATGAAAAATATAACTAAGGAGTTTTCAGGGGTTAAAGCTCTAGATAATTTAAGTCTAGCTGTAAGAGAGGGAGAAATTCTCTCTCTTTGCGGTGAAAATGGAGCTGGAAAATCAACCTTAATGAAGGTTTTGAGTGGTATTTATCCTTATGGTACCTTTACAGGAGAAATTTTATTTAATGGAAATAAAATAAAAAATAATAGTATAAGGGATTCTGAAAATTTAGGAATTGCGATAATACATCAAGAGTTAAATTTGATACAAGAATTAAGTATAGTGGAAAATATGTTTTTAGGAAATTTTAAATCTAAATATGGATTGATGAGTTTTAATGAAATGTGTAAAGAAGCAAAAAAAGTTTTAGAAAAACTTAATTTATATAAAGATCCTAATACTAAAATAAAAGATTTAGGAATAGGAGAACAACAATTAGTTGAAATTGGAAAGGCATTGTTAAAAAATGTAAAGTTATTAATTTTAGATGAGCCAACTGCTCCTTTAACAGATAAAGAGGTTACAATACTTTTTGAAATTTTAAAAGATTTAAGAAAAAATGGTGTTACGTGTATATATATAAGCCATAAATTAAACGAAGTTATGGAGCTATCAAATCAAGTAGCTGTAATTAGAGATGGGAAAATGATTGGAACTAAAGATAAAGATGATTTGACAAAAGAAAATATTATAAAAATGATGGTAGGAAGAGAGTTAGGAAGTTTATTTCCATATGAATCTCATGAAATAGGAGAGCCTATTTTAGAAGTGAAAAATTTTAATGTTTATGAAAATTTTTCTTCAAATAAATTTAGAGTTAAAAATGCAAATTTTGATTTAAGAAAAGGAGAAATTCTAGGAATAGCAGGACTTATAGGTGCTGGAAGAACGGAGTTAGTATCAAGTATTTATGGTGCTTATAAAGGTAAATATTGTGGTGAAATAAAGTATTTTGGAAAAAATATTGAAATAAAAAGTACAAATGAAGCAGTTAAGCTTGGAATTGCAATGGTTCCAGAGAATAGAAAAAAGGATGGAATAGTAGGGTTACTTTCTGTAAGAGAAAATATGAGTTTATCAAATATAAGAAATTATAGTTTATATAATTTTTTTATAAAAGAAAATAAAGAGCTTTCAGATATAGTTAAAATGACAAAAAATATGAAGGTTAAAACACCAAGTTTAGATATAGCAATTAGCAGTTTAAGTGGGGGTAATCAACAAAAAGTTGTCATAGGAAAAAATTTATTAATTGAACCTAAAGTTTTGATATTAGATGAACCAACTAGAGGAATAGATGTAGGTGCTAGATATGAGATATATAAATATATATTTCAGTTGGTAAAAAGTGGAATATCGATAATTGTTATTTCGTCAGAATTACCAGAAGTTTTAGGTTTAAGTGATAGAGTTTTAGTTATGCATGAAGGAGAGATAAAAGGGATTTTAGATAATCAAGATTTAACGCAAGAGAAAATAATGGAAATAGCAATAGGAAGGAGTTAA